From one Amycolatopsis sp. FDAARGOS 1241 genomic stretch:
- a CDS encoding MCE family protein encodes MTTRKTRLQLIAFLVIAVVSVVYAGGKYAGLDRLFGSRGYQVTLQLADSGGIFVNSEVAYRGVTVGRVTNLTLTGHGLDVHLDLDSGGPDIPDDLKAQVANRSAVGEQFVDLLPNRETGPYLHDGSVITQDRTSLPASPDSVLAHLDDLVASVHPESLKTVVDETYDAFAGSGPQLQKLLDSTSSLTATAAQYIPDTRGLLAHSRTVFATQERQAQDITDFAGGLKTIAAQLKSSDPDLRTVIDQAPQLSRQISDVLATSGTDLGVIFANSLTTAQITSARTDAIEELFVAYPVISAFSPSTSPDGTGHLGVVFDFFDPASCTKGYEGTKQRPADDTTEAPVNMNAYCAEPPGSPTGVRGSQNAPYAGKPPAIPAAPKEPAASATPDANQLPGLLDLLTPPPAGGLGALLGGS; translated from the coding sequence ATGACGACCCGCAAGACGCGCCTCCAGCTCATCGCCTTCCTCGTGATCGCCGTGGTGTCGGTGGTCTACGCCGGCGGTAAGTACGCGGGGCTCGACCGGCTCTTCGGCTCGCGCGGCTACCAGGTGACGCTGCAGCTCGCCGATTCCGGCGGGATCTTCGTCAACTCCGAGGTCGCTTACCGCGGCGTGACAGTCGGGCGCGTCACGAACCTGACGCTCACCGGCCACGGCCTCGACGTGCACCTCGACCTCGACTCGGGCGGCCCCGACATCCCCGACGACCTGAAGGCCCAGGTGGCCAACCGGTCGGCGGTGGGGGAGCAGTTCGTGGACCTGCTGCCGAACCGCGAGACAGGCCCGTACCTGCACGACGGGTCGGTGATCACACAGGACCGCACCTCGTTGCCCGCGTCGCCCGACTCCGTGCTGGCGCACCTGGACGACCTGGTGGCGAGCGTGCACCCGGAGTCGCTGAAGACCGTGGTGGACGAGACCTACGACGCGTTCGCCGGCTCGGGGCCGCAGCTGCAGAAGCTGCTCGACAGCACGAGTTCGCTCACCGCCACGGCCGCGCAGTACATCCCGGACACCCGTGGGCTGCTCGCCCACTCGCGCACGGTGTTCGCGACCCAGGAGCGGCAGGCGCAGGACATCACCGACTTCGCGGGCGGGCTGAAGACGATCGCGGCGCAGCTGAAATCGTCGGATCCGGATCTGCGCACGGTGATCGACCAGGCGCCGCAGCTGAGCCGCCAGATCAGCGACGTGCTGGCCACCTCGGGCACCGACCTCGGGGTGATCTTCGCGAATTCCCTGACCACGGCCCAGATCACGTCCGCGCGCACGGACGCGATCGAGGAGCTGTTCGTGGCGTACCCGGTGATCTCGGCGTTCTCGCCGTCGACATCGCCGGACGGCACCGGCCACCTCGGCGTGGTGTTCGACTTCTTCGACCCGGCGTCCTGCACCAAGGGCTACGAGGGTACGAAACAGCGGCCGGCCGACGACACCACCGAGGCGCCGGTGAACATGAACGCCTACTGCGCCGAACCGCCCGGCAGCCCCACCGGGGTCCGCGGTTCGCAGAACGCGCCGTACGCGGGCAAACCGCCGGCGATCCCGGCCGCGCCGAAGGAGCCGGCGGCGTCGGCAACGCCGGACGCGAACCAATTGCCGGGCTTGCTCGACCTGCTCACGCCGCCGCCCGCCGGCGGGCTCGGGGCGCTGCTGGGCGGCTCGTGA
- a CDS encoding SRPBCC family protein: MAEQSTQSIEVDAEPRRVMSVIADFPAYPEWAKAVQEAEVLGTDDAGRAKQVKLTLDAGPIKDVYTLEYDWDSSGLGVSWHLVKGQMQKAQNGRYALEQLGEGRTKVTYTLSVELALPMIGLLRRKAEKMVMDTALKELKRRAEG; the protein is encoded by the coding sequence ATGGCCGAGCAGTCCACGCAGTCCATCGAGGTCGACGCCGAGCCCCGCCGGGTCATGTCGGTGATCGCCGACTTCCCCGCGTATCCCGAGTGGGCGAAGGCCGTCCAGGAGGCCGAGGTGCTGGGCACCGACGACGCCGGGCGGGCCAAGCAGGTGAAGCTGACCCTGGACGCCGGGCCGATCAAGGATGTCTACACCCTTGAGTACGACTGGGACAGCTCTGGGCTCGGCGTGAGCTGGCACCTGGTCAAGGGTCAGATGCAGAAGGCGCAGAACGGCCGCTACGCGCTGGAGCAGCTCGGTGAGGGGCGCACGAAGGTCACCTACACGCTCTCGGTGGAGCTGGCGCTGCCGATGATCGGCCTGCTGCGGCGCAAGGCCGAGAAGATGGTGATGGACACGGCGCTCAAGGAGCTGAAGCGACGGGCCGAAGGCTAG
- a CDS encoding aminotransferase class I/II-fold pyridoxal phosphate-dependent enzyme: MTTAPVDVDTARRDYAALVERGLSLDITRGKPSPRQLDLSADLLTLPDGEYKAEDGTDTRNYGGLKGLPELRRIFADALQVPVEQLLAAGNSSLELMHDAVVQALLSTLPGGERRWADEPRVAMLCPVPGYDRHFALAERFGIELIQVPMTGEGPDMDVVERLAAEDAGIKGIWCVPKYSNPTGVTFSDEVARRLASMTTAAPDFRIFWDNAYAVHHLTDTEAAVADILALCAEAGNPDRAFVFGSTSKITLAGSGVGFFGSSEANIAWWTGLLAKRTIGPDKVNQLRHAMFLKDADGVRAHMRKHAEIIAPKFAAVDRILTEELGDSGLATWTKPTGGYFVSLTVPEGTAKEVVRLAKEAGVALTPAGATHPHGDDPQDATIRIAPTFPELAEVEEAVRALAVCVRLAVAERA; the protein is encoded by the coding sequence ATGACCACTGCTCCCGTCGACGTCGACACCGCCCGTCGCGACTACGCGGCGCTCGTCGAGCGCGGCCTCTCCCTGGACATCACCCGCGGCAAGCCGTCCCCCCGGCAGCTCGACCTCTCCGCGGACCTGCTCACCCTGCCCGACGGCGAGTACAAGGCCGAGGACGGCACGGACACGCGCAACTACGGCGGCCTCAAGGGCCTGCCCGAGCTGCGCCGCATCTTCGCCGACGCGCTGCAGGTGCCGGTCGAGCAGCTGCTGGCCGCCGGCAACTCGAGCCTCGAGCTGATGCACGACGCCGTGGTGCAGGCGCTGCTGAGCACGCTGCCGGGCGGCGAACGCCGCTGGGCCGACGAGCCGCGCGTCGCGATGCTGTGCCCGGTGCCGGGCTACGACCGCCACTTCGCGCTCGCCGAGCGCTTCGGCATCGAGCTGATCCAGGTCCCGATGACCGGCGAGGGCCCGGACATGGACGTGGTCGAGCGCCTCGCGGCCGAGGACGCGGGCATCAAGGGCATCTGGTGCGTGCCGAAGTACTCGAACCCGACCGGTGTCACCTTCTCCGACGAGGTCGCCCGCCGCCTCGCCTCGATGACCACGGCCGCCCCGGACTTCCGCATCTTCTGGGACAACGCGTACGCCGTGCACCACCTCACCGACACCGAGGCCGCCGTCGCCGACATCCTCGCGCTGTGCGCCGAGGCCGGGAACCCCGACCGCGCCTTCGTGTTCGGCTCGACTTCGAAGATCACGCTCGCCGGCTCCGGCGTCGGCTTCTTCGGGTCGTCCGAGGCCAACATCGCGTGGTGGACCGGCCTGCTCGCCAAGCGAACGATCGGCCCGGACAAGGTCAACCAGCTGCGCCACGCGATGTTCCTCAAGGACGCCGACGGCGTGCGCGCCCACATGCGCAAGCACGCCGAGATCATCGCGCCGAAGTTCGCCGCGGTCGACCGCATCCTCACCGAGGAGCTGGGCGACTCGGGTCTCGCGACCTGGACGAAGCCGACGGGTGGCTACTTCGTCTCGCTGACGGTGCCCGAGGGCACCGCGAAGGAGGTCGTGCGCCTGGCCAAGGAGGCCGGCGTCGCGCTGACCCCCGCCGGCGCCACGCACCCCCACGGCGACGACCCGCAGGACGCGACGATCCGCATCGCCCCGACCTTCCCCGAGCTCGCCGAGGTCGAGGAGGCCGTGCGCGCCCTCGCCGTGTGCGTGCGCCTCGCTGTCGCCGAGCGCGCCTGA
- a CDS encoding polyketide cyclase / dehydrase and lipid transport, with product MNPGPPALDLVDETFIVVPPSTLAAAFADPASWRRYWPDLVLEVYTDRGDKGLRWTVTGALVGTMEVWLEPVLDGTVLHYFLRATPAGPGGAPRQLTWRELRREQDRRARAAKDLALGLKDVLEDGRAPGIPPRTED from the coding sequence GTGAACCCCGGACCGCCCGCTCTCGATCTTGTGGACGAGACCTTCATCGTGGTGCCGCCCAGCACGCTCGCCGCGGCGTTCGCCGATCCGGCGTCGTGGCGGCGCTACTGGCCCGACCTGGTGCTCGAGGTCTACACCGACCGAGGTGACAAGGGCCTGCGCTGGACCGTGACCGGCGCGCTCGTCGGTACGATGGAGGTCTGGCTGGAACCCGTGCTCGACGGCACCGTGCTGCACTACTTCCTGCGCGCGACGCCCGCCGGCCCCGGTGGTGCGCCGCGGCAGCTGACGTGGCGTGAGCTGCGCCGGGAGCAGGACCGGCGGGCCCGCGCCGCGAAGGACCTGGCACTGGGGTTGAAGGACGTCCTCGAGGACGGGCGAGCGCCCGGGATCCCACCTCGGACCGAGGACTGA
- a CDS encoding YbjQ family protein, whose amino-acid sequence MTQAAPPQQFPILLSTMNDLPGYRVVRVFGEVFGLTVRSRNMFSNLGAGFKAMAGGELKGLSKLLSDSRYEALNRLSQEAMQHGANAVLALRFDCNEIAQTASEIAAYGTAVYVVPEGAPPPQQHQAQHHQQQQQQPAQYQQPPGFPQG is encoded by the coding sequence ATGACTCAAGCCGCACCCCCGCAGCAGTTCCCGATCCTGCTGTCCACTATGAACGATCTGCCCGGCTACCGCGTGGTCCGCGTGTTCGGTGAGGTCTTCGGCCTGACCGTGCGCAGCCGCAACATGTTCTCCAATCTCGGAGCCGGCTTCAAGGCGATGGCGGGCGGCGAGCTGAAGGGCCTGTCGAAGCTGCTCTCGGACTCCCGGTACGAGGCGCTCAACCGGCTTTCCCAGGAAGCGATGCAGCACGGGGCCAACGCCGTGCTCGCCCTGCGCTTCGACTGCAACGAAATCGCCCAGACGGCCAGCGAAATCGCCGCGTACGGCACCGCCGTCTACGTGGTGCCGGAGGGTGCGCCGCCGCCGCAGCAGCACCAGGCTCAGCACCACCAGCAGCAGCAACAGCAGCCGGCTCAGTACCAGCAGCCGCCGGGTTTCCCGCAGGGCTGA
- a CDS encoding MCE family protein: MKRVRRRLAGVLAGVLVLAGCSDGGFNGLYSTPLPGGPDLGDHPYHVTALFTDVLDLVPQASVKVNDVAVGRVDRITLTPDTRSALVAMTVNGDVQLPANAHAELRQSSLLGEKFVELSAPAAEKPEGHLADGVQIPLGRTNRNPEVEEVLGALSLLLNGGGLGQLQDISHELNDALSGNEPEMRALLSRVDDLATQLDGHKGEILRAIDGLGKLSHTLAGQQQNIKTALDNLAPGLKIVADQRDQLVEMLTALNKLSGVAVDTVNRSRDQLVANLQALKPTLQKLAEAGQDLPTALQILLTYPFPDYAGNTIKGDYANVDATVNLDLDKLVRNFTSSSQPPVQIPGLTGPQPGPGTPALPLPLPTTAPPAKNQPGPGGLLGGLLGPVLGGGAG; the protein is encoded by the coding sequence GTGAAGCGCGTGCGCCGGCGGCTGGCCGGGGTGCTCGCCGGGGTGCTCGTGCTCGCCGGGTGCAGCGACGGCGGGTTCAACGGCCTGTACTCCACCCCGCTGCCGGGTGGCCCGGACCTCGGCGACCACCCGTACCACGTGACGGCGCTGTTCACCGACGTGCTCGACCTCGTGCCGCAGGCGAGCGTGAAGGTGAACGACGTCGCCGTCGGGCGGGTCGACCGGATCACGCTCACGCCCGACACCCGCTCCGCACTCGTCGCGATGACGGTGAACGGCGACGTGCAGCTACCCGCCAACGCGCACGCCGAGCTGCGCCAGTCGAGCTTGCTGGGCGAGAAGTTCGTGGAGCTGAGCGCACCGGCGGCGGAGAAGCCCGAAGGGCACCTCGCCGACGGCGTGCAGATCCCGTTGGGCCGCACCAACCGCAACCCCGAGGTCGAGGAGGTGCTCGGCGCGCTTTCCCTGCTGCTCAACGGCGGCGGTCTCGGGCAGCTGCAGGACATCAGCCACGAGCTCAACGACGCGTTGTCCGGCAACGAGCCGGAGATGCGTGCGCTGCTGTCGCGTGTGGACGATCTCGCGACGCAGCTGGACGGGCACAAGGGCGAGATCCTGCGGGCGATCGACGGGCTCGGCAAGCTCTCGCACACGCTCGCGGGGCAGCAGCAGAACATCAAGACGGCGCTGGACAACCTGGCGCCGGGGCTGAAGATCGTCGCGGACCAGCGCGACCAGCTCGTGGAAATGCTGACCGCGCTGAACAAGCTCTCCGGCGTCGCGGTGGACACCGTGAACCGCAGCCGTGACCAGCTCGTCGCGAACCTCCAGGCGCTGAAGCCGACGCTGCAGAAGCTCGCTGAGGCCGGCCAGGACCTGCCCACCGCGTTGCAGATCCTGCTCACCTACCCGTTCCCGGACTACGCGGGCAACACCATCAAGGGCGACTACGCCAACGTCGACGCGACCGTGAACCTGGATCTGGACAAGCTCGTGCGGAACTTCACGAGCTCCTCGCAGCCGCCGGTCCAGATCCCGGGGCTGACGGGCCCGCAGCCGGGGCCGGGCACCCCGGCTTTGCCGCTGCCGCTGCCGACCACCGCACCGCCGGCGAAGAACCAGCCCGGTCCCGGCGGACTGCTGGGCGGCCTGCTCGGCCCCGTGCTCGGCGGAGGTGCGGGATGA
- a CDS encoding long-chain fatty acid--CoA ligase yields the protein MREYSAPAGKPVTDDENLADVVWANAERFSDVVSFRRQVDGTWLDVTAKDFADQVAAVAKGLIAAGVGHGDRVALMSKTRYEWTLIDFAIWAAGAVTVPIYETSSPEQVHWILSDSAAKAVLVETDAHRAAVDEVRSRLTALQRTWQIEGAAPAVDELTALGAEVTDEQLHARRREVTAGELATIVYTSGTTGRPKGVELTHRNLLAEIRADIDAFPELMEQGNSLLCFLPLAHILARAIAVTALSARVTLGHTPDVKNLVADLGTFRPTFVVAVPRVFEKVYNAAKQKAHGDGKGKIFDAAEAVAVEYSQAQDNGGASFGLRAKHLVFDKLVYSKLRAALGGRCIAAVSGGAPLGARLAHFFRGIGVPVFEGYGLTETSAAANVNTKTAFRVGTVGKPVAGTSVRIADDGEILLKGDVVFGAYYNNPTATAEALTEGWFHTGDLGELDSDGFLKITGRKKEIIVTAGGKNVAPSGLEDTIKASPLISQAMVVGDQRPFIAALVTIDEEFFPAWKTQHGKPAQATVSDLAADDDLLREIQAAVDEANKQVSHAEAIKKFTVLAKDFTEASGEITPSLKLKRNVVNKNYASDIEALYKR from the coding sequence GTGCGCGAATACAGCGCCCCCGCCGGGAAGCCGGTGACCGACGACGAGAACCTGGCCGACGTCGTCTGGGCGAACGCCGAGCGGTTCTCCGACGTGGTGAGCTTCCGCAGGCAGGTCGACGGCACCTGGCTGGACGTGACGGCCAAGGACTTCGCCGACCAGGTCGCGGCCGTCGCGAAGGGCCTGATCGCCGCCGGCGTCGGTCACGGCGACCGGGTCGCGCTGATGTCGAAGACCCGGTACGAGTGGACCCTGATCGACTTCGCCATCTGGGCCGCCGGCGCCGTCACCGTGCCGATCTACGAGACGTCGTCGCCCGAGCAGGTGCACTGGATCCTGTCCGACTCCGCCGCCAAGGCCGTACTGGTCGAGACCGATGCGCACCGCGCGGCCGTCGACGAGGTCCGCAGCCGGCTCACCGCGCTGCAGCGCACCTGGCAGATCGAAGGCGCCGCGCCCGCGGTCGACGAGCTCACCGCGCTGGGCGCCGAAGTCACCGACGAGCAGCTGCACGCGCGCCGCCGCGAGGTCACCGCGGGCGAGCTCGCCACGATCGTCTACACGTCGGGCACCACCGGCCGGCCGAAGGGCGTCGAGCTGACGCACCGGAACCTGCTGGCCGAGATCCGCGCCGACATCGACGCGTTCCCCGAGCTCATGGAGCAGGGCAACTCGCTGCTGTGCTTCCTGCCGCTCGCGCACATCCTCGCCCGCGCGATCGCCGTGACCGCGCTGTCGGCCCGCGTGACGCTGGGCCACACGCCGGACGTGAAGAACCTGGTGGCCGACCTCGGCACGTTCCGGCCGACGTTCGTGGTCGCGGTGCCGCGCGTGTTCGAGAAGGTCTACAACGCGGCCAAGCAGAAGGCCCACGGCGACGGCAAGGGCAAGATCTTCGACGCGGCCGAGGCCGTGGCGGTCGAGTACAGCCAGGCGCAGGACAACGGCGGCGCCTCGTTCGGGCTGCGCGCGAAGCACCTGGTGTTCGACAAGCTCGTGTACAGCAAGCTGCGCGCGGCACTGGGCGGCCGCTGCATCGCCGCGGTGTCCGGCGGCGCCCCGCTCGGCGCGCGCCTGGCCCACTTCTTCCGCGGCATCGGCGTGCCGGTGTTCGAGGGCTACGGCCTCACCGAGACCTCGGCGGCGGCGAACGTGAACACGAAGACTGCGTTCCGCGTGGGCACCGTCGGCAAGCCCGTGGCGGGCACCTCGGTGCGCATCGCCGACGACGGCGAGATCCTCCTCAAGGGCGACGTCGTGTTCGGCGCGTACTACAACAACCCCACCGCGACCGCCGAAGCCCTCACCGAGGGCTGGTTCCACACCGGCGACCTCGGCGAACTCGACTCCGACGGCTTCCTCAAGATCACCGGCCGCAAGAAGGAGATCATCGTGACGGCCGGCGGCAAGAACGTCGCCCCGTCCGGCCTCGAGGACACCATCAAGGCCTCGCCGCTCATCAGCCAGGCCATGGTCGTCGGCGACCAGCGCCCGTTCATCGCCGCACTCGTCACCATCGACGAGGAGTTCTTCCCCGCGTGGAAGACCCAGCACGGCAAGCCCGCGCAGGCCACGGTTTCCGACCTCGCCGCCGACGACGACCTGCTGCGCGAAATCCAGGCCGCCGTGGACGAGGCCAACAAGCAGGTCTCCCACGCCGAGGCGATCAAGAAGTTCACCGTGCTGGCCAAGGACTTCACCGAAGCGAGCGGCGAGATCACGCCGAGCCTGAAGCTCAAGCGCAACGTGGTGAACAAGAACTACGCCTCCGACATCGAAGCGCTGTACAAGCGCTGA
- a CDS encoding AAA family ATPase, which translates to MRDSQKAEIARISESVARSMFTQAALYWGVDREVHARLPEMIRRHAEGLLPQLAKAAVSDATPDLGEAQESVERELRELLRAEAAEVLTSSSARVLPELAERAVRAAAPDPETMRAELVAKAAPEVTGLVREQASRAVADLMDKAGDGVRSTVADVLERESAKVLPGLARAAVEKATPDPSQLREHLLREATAELSGTVREAVAEVTREAQGDLVERVTAVALARVRKTAHVEVEKLLAKFSPTVVSVVLPEGKTVEPAEDTHSVLPELLLALHARCHVLLVGPAGTGKSMLARHAAAALGLEFQALSLGPTTPMSKVFGYYDANGRHHDTPFRRAFQHGGVMLLDELDNGHPGLLAELNQALALGVCAFADGMVTAHPAFRLVATGNTYGTGGDRQYLGRQTLDSATLDRFVVVDVPIDEGLEERVARRHAPSYPDAVDELIEQIRDLRETALEKKLPVIISPRASIDGAKLLEAGATVEQVMRWRVIRGLSQGHRAALGLD; encoded by the coding sequence GTGCGGGACAGCCAGAAAGCCGAGATCGCCAGGATTTCCGAGTCGGTGGCGCGCTCGATGTTCACCCAGGCGGCGCTGTACTGGGGCGTCGACCGCGAGGTCCACGCCCGGCTGCCCGAGATGATCCGCCGGCACGCCGAGGGCCTGCTGCCGCAGCTGGCCAAGGCGGCGGTGTCCGACGCGACGCCCGACCTCGGCGAGGCGCAGGAGTCCGTCGAGCGCGAGCTGCGCGAACTGCTGCGGGCCGAAGCTGCGGAGGTGCTGACGAGCTCGTCGGCGCGGGTGCTGCCGGAGCTAGCCGAGCGGGCGGTGCGCGCCGCGGCGCCCGATCCCGAGACCATGCGGGCGGAGCTGGTCGCGAAGGCCGCTCCGGAGGTGACCGGGCTCGTGCGCGAGCAGGCCTCCCGGGCCGTCGCCGATCTGATGGACAAGGCCGGCGACGGCGTGCGCTCGACCGTGGCCGACGTGCTGGAGCGCGAGTCGGCGAAGGTGCTGCCCGGGCTCGCGCGCGCCGCGGTCGAGAAGGCCACGCCCGACCCCTCGCAGCTGCGTGAGCACCTGCTGCGCGAAGCGACGGCGGAGCTGTCCGGGACTGTGCGGGAGGCCGTGGCGGAGGTGACCCGGGAGGCGCAGGGTGACCTGGTCGAGCGGGTCACGGCGGTCGCGCTGGCCCGCGTGCGCAAGACGGCGCACGTCGAGGTCGAGAAGCTGCTCGCGAAGTTCTCGCCGACCGTCGTCTCGGTCGTGCTGCCCGAGGGTAAGACAGTAGAGCCGGCTGAGGACACCCACTCGGTGCTGCCGGAGCTGCTGCTGGCGCTGCACGCGCGGTGCCACGTGCTGCTCGTCGGCCCCGCGGGCACGGGCAAGTCCATGCTCGCGCGCCACGCCGCCGCCGCGCTGGGGCTGGAGTTCCAGGCGCTGTCGCTGGGCCCGACCACGCCCATGAGCAAGGTGTTCGGTTACTACGACGCCAACGGCCGGCACCACGACACACCGTTCCGGCGCGCGTTCCAGCACGGCGGCGTGATGCTGCTGGACGAGCTCGACAACGGCCACCCCGGCCTGCTGGCCGAGCTCAACCAGGCGCTCGCGCTCGGCGTGTGCGCCTTCGCCGACGGCATGGTCACCGCGCACCCCGCCTTCCGGTTGGTGGCCACCGGCAACACCTACGGCACCGGCGGCGACCGCCAGTACTTGGGCCGCCAGACGCTCGACTCGGCGACGCTCGACCGGTTCGTGGTCGTCGACGTGCCCATCGACGAGGGCCTCGAGGAGCGCGTCGCGCGGCGGCACGCGCCGTCGTACCCGGACGCGGTCGACGAGCTGATCGAGCAGATCCGCGACCTGCGCGAGACGGCCCTGGAGAAGAAGCTCCCGGTGATCATCTCGCCACGGGCCAGCATCGACGGCGCCAAGCTGCTGGAGGCCGGCGCCACCGTCGAGCAGGTCATGCGGTGGCGCGTGATCCGCGGGCTGTCGCAGGGGCACCGCGCCGCGCTCGGGCTGGACTGA
- a CDS encoding NAD(P)/FAD-dependent oxidoreductase, with amino-acid sequence MRVLIAGGGVAGTVTAMALQRAGHEPVVFEAYPSGGADAGAFLTVMHNGMDALKAIDADGPVVEASFAALGVELVGPDGATAGTREFDTGELAAPRTLTRAAFYRALQEEAGRRGITVAHGRRLVSAETGVSGVVATFADGCTETGDVLVGADGLRSVVRTLIDPDAAQPRFTGLTVVYGYTRAEGLPAAPGIYRMIRGSRAAFGFTTAPDGATFWFARIPDAERSRDEIAAVTPAGWRAFAFAAFDGDPLPCAEIVAATGDDVFGGHSYDVPTTRVWSTPRLVLVGDAAHAASPAAGQGASMALEDSVVLALCLRDLPDAPAAFAAYEKLRRARVEKLVAASAGQDAGADRGWLYHHHIDWNERITA; translated from the coding sequence ATGCGCGTTCTCATCGCCGGCGGTGGCGTCGCGGGCACGGTCACGGCGATGGCGCTGCAGCGCGCCGGCCACGAACCGGTGGTGTTCGAGGCCTACCCCTCGGGTGGCGCGGACGCGGGCGCGTTCCTCACCGTCATGCACAACGGCATGGACGCGCTGAAGGCGATCGACGCCGACGGGCCCGTGGTCGAGGCCTCGTTCGCCGCGCTGGGGGTGGAGCTGGTCGGCCCGGACGGCGCAACCGCCGGCACCCGCGAGTTCGACACCGGTGAGCTCGCCGCGCCGCGCACGCTCACGCGCGCCGCGTTCTACCGCGCGCTGCAGGAGGAAGCCGGCCGCCGCGGGATCACCGTGGCGCACGGCCGCCGGCTGGTCTCCGCCGAAACCGGGGTGTCCGGCGTCGTCGCCACCTTCGCCGACGGCTGCACCGAGACCGGCGACGTGCTCGTCGGAGCCGACGGCCTGCGGTCGGTGGTCCGCACCCTCATCGATCCGGACGCCGCGCAGCCGCGCTTCACCGGCCTGACCGTCGTCTACGGCTACACCCGCGCCGAAGGCCTGCCCGCCGCGCCCGGGATCTACCGCATGATCCGCGGCAGCCGCGCGGCGTTCGGCTTCACCACCGCGCCCGACGGCGCCACGTTCTGGTTCGCCCGCATCCCCGACGCCGAACGCTCGCGCGACGAGATCGCCGCGGTGACCCCCGCCGGCTGGCGCGCCTTCGCCTTCGCCGCGTTCGACGGCGACCCGCTGCCGTGCGCGGAGATCGTCGCCGCGACGGGCGACGACGTGTTCGGCGGCCACTCCTACGACGTGCCGACCACCCGGGTCTGGTCCACCCCGCGCCTGGTCCTGGTCGGCGACGCGGCCCACGCGGCGTCCCCGGCGGCGGGGCAGGGCGCCTCGATGGCGCTGGAGGACAGCGTGGTGCTCGCGTTGTGCCTGCGCGACCTGCCGGACGCGCCCGCCGCGTTCGCGGCCTACGAGAAGCTGCGCCGCGCCAGGGTGGAGAAGCTCGTGGCCGCCAGCGCGGGCCAGGACGCCGGCGCGGACCGCGGCTGGCTCTACCACCACCACATCGACTGGAACGAGCGAATCACAGCCTGA
- a CDS encoding metallophosphoesterase has protein sequence MRVHVVSDVHGNADALKRAGEGADALVVLGDLLDFVDYREHDKGIMGALFGAEKVAQFARLRREGTRDETVAYSRTLWATLDDPAAAVDEAVREQYATLFASMTAPTYATPGNVDSPVLWPEFAGDGVQVLDGEVATIGGLRFGFAGGAVLPEGVVPRPRKGAAWRPYLRPREDFDASVAKLSGVDVLCTHIPPALPELTYDVVARRAELGSSALLELIREQRPRWSVFGHVHQPLAARRRVGYTECRNVGHFKETGQPYVLRW, from the coding sequence GTGCGGGTTCACGTCGTTTCGGACGTGCACGGCAACGCCGACGCGCTGAAGCGGGCGGGGGAGGGGGCCGACGCGCTCGTCGTGCTCGGTGACCTGCTGGACTTCGTCGACTACCGCGAGCACGACAAGGGCATCATGGGCGCCCTGTTCGGCGCGGAGAAGGTGGCGCAGTTCGCGCGCCTTCGCCGCGAAGGCACCCGCGACGAGACGGTCGCCTACTCGCGCACGCTGTGGGCCACGCTCGACGACCCGGCCGCGGCCGTCGACGAGGCGGTGCGCGAGCAGTACGCCACGCTGTTCGCCTCGATGACGGCTCCCACGTACGCCACGCCCGGCAACGTCGACTCGCCCGTGCTGTGGCCCGAGTTCGCCGGCGACGGCGTGCAGGTGCTCGACGGCGAGGTCGCCACCATCGGCGGCCTGCGCTTCGGTTTCGCCGGCGGCGCGGTGCTGCCCGAGGGTGTGGTGCCGCGCCCGCGCAAAGGCGCGGCCTGGCGGCCCTACCTGCGGCCTCGTGAGGATTTCGACGCGTCGGTGGCCAAGTTGTCCGGGGTCGACGTGCTGTGCACGCACATCCCGCCGGCCCTGCCGGAGCTGACCTACGACGTGGTCGCACGGCGCGCCGAACTGGGCTCGTCGGCCCTGCTGGAACTCATTCGCGAGCAGCGCCCGCGCTGGTCGGTGTTCGGCCACGTGCACCAGCCGCTGGCCGCCCGCCGCCGCGTCGGCTACACCGAGTGCCGTAACGTCGGTCACTTCAAGGAGACCGGGCAGCCCTACGTGCTGCGCTGGTGA